From a region of the Lactuca sativa cultivar Salinas chromosome 4, Lsat_Salinas_v11, whole genome shotgun sequence genome:
- the LOC111886849 gene encoding dynein light chain 1, cytoplasmic, with product MLEGKALVEDTDMPIKMQIQAMAYASQALDLFDVLDCKSIAAHIKKEFDKRYGNGWQCVVGSNFGCFFTHTKGTFIYFTLETLSFLIFKGASSLSSSS from the exons ATGTTGGAAGGAAAAGCACTGGTAGAAGATACAGACATGCCAATCAAGATGCAGATCCAAGCCATGGCTTATGCTTCTCAAGCTTTAGATCTCTTTGATGTTCTTGACTGCAAATCGATTGCTGCCCACATCAAAAAG GAGTTTGACAAGAGATATGGGAATGGATGGCAATGTGTGGTGGGATCAAATTTTGGATGTTTCTTCACTCACACCAAAGGAACTTTCATCTACTTTACACTCGAGACACTCAGTTTCCTCATCTTCAAAGGAGCTTCGTCTCTTTCTTCATCATCCTAA